In Phycisphaerae bacterium RAS1, the genomic window ACGCGAAGAACCGGACGAAGGGCCGGCGGCGGTGCGTGCCGTGGTCGCGAATGGTGCCGCGGAGCATGGGGTAGCGCGCTTCGATCGCGTCGAGAATCGTGCGCAGCGTGGCCGGGGCGGCGACGTCGACGGCGATTTCCTCACCATCGATGCGCGCCAGCGTTCGCAAGTGAAACGGCAGCACGACGCGGATCATGAGCGGTCCTTCGAGACGGCTTCGCGACCGTGATATTATCGCAGACGTCACGCGCGGCAATTCTGACTACGAACTTACCGCGGTGCGGCGGAAGTGGCCGCCCGCTGCATCGCGGGCTTCACGTTCAAAGGCCGTCGCCTGGAGCAACCGATGCGCTACATGGTGATTGAACGATTCAAGGACGTCGCCGGCGTGTATCGCCGATTTGCCGAGAAGGGGCGGATGATGCCGGACGGGCTGAAGTACATCGAGAGCTGGATCACCGGCGACCTGCATGTCTGCTACCAGCTCATGGAAACGGATGACGCGGCGCTGTTTGCATCATGGACGCGGAACTGGGATGACCTGATGGAGTTTGAGATCACGGCGGTGCTGAGTTCGGCAGAGGCGCGAGCGCGGGTTCTGGGGACGCCGACCTGATCGCGGCATCGGCGGCGCGCCCCCGGAGTTTCACAAGACGCCGCCGGTCTGACCTCCGCAGGCCAGGACGTACGCGCCGATTGCAGCCGAGAGCACGAAATTCCAGGCGGCGAGCATCCGGCCCATGCCGCGCGAGTACGTGGCGAACCCGCCCAGCAGAAGAAGGGGGGGGACGTAGTACCGCGGATCGACCAGGCTGTGCGGCGCGAGGTAAAGCGCCGTCACGGCCCAGGTGGCTGTGAGCATCGCGTGGCGCGGCTGGCGGCGGGTCCAGACGACGACGATTGGAACGAACGCGGCGAGAATCGCGGCGATCAGAAATCGCAGGGGAACGGACGTACTGAGGGCGATCAGCAGCCGGTTCCGCAGATAGTGCGGGTCGCCGTTCCAGCCGTGCGGATTCGAGAAGCCCATCTCCAGGATTCCGACGCCGCCCAGCAGTGCGGCGAGAACCAGCGGACGGCGAAACGAGTTCCTGAGCTCAAGGCCGAAAGGTCCGGCAAGGAACGCGATCCAGAGCGGGGCCCAGAGCAGGGCGATCGCCAGTCCGAAGCAGTAGTACTGCGCGATGTTCGGCCGGCCGGAGCCGAACTGCCACGCGCCGAGCGAGAATCCGCCCTGCGTGCGGATGAACGTCAGGAATCCGACCGCCGCGGCGAGATAGGGCCAGGTCACGCGAATGACAATCGCGGCGAGCGGGGAGCGCCGCTGCCCGCGCGACGGGTGCGCGGCGATTGCATCCGCGGCGTCCCATGCCGCGATGAAGAGCAGCCAGATCAGCCCGGACTGCCGCACGAAGCAGCTCGCCAAAAGCGCCGCGACCGCAGCCAAGCGCCGGCCGCGAACATGGAAATACACGCCGGCGACCAGCGTCAACAGCATGGCGCTTTCCGTGTACGCGAGCGTCCAGAAGGGAAAGAGCAGCGGATTCCAGGCGACCAGCAGCAGGCTCTCGCGCGGGGCGTCGAGTCGACGGATTGTGCGGTCCAGGAGCAGCAGCGCGGCCACCGCGAGCAGCAGATTGAAAGACCGAAGCAGCAGCAGCGACGATCCGAGCCAGCGGGCCGGCAGCGCCGCGACCAGGTGGTACGTCGGCAACATCGACAGGTAGCCGGGGGCGGGCCAGCGCCCGGCGGCGATCTCCGACACGGCCGTCAGGTGAAACACCTCGTCCGCGATCGGCGCGGGTTTCCAAATGCAGACAAGCTGGCACCAGGCGATCACGGACATGCAAGCGAGCAGCAGGGGCCCGTTCGGCTGCGTCGCTGATGTGCCGCCGCTCCGGTCGAGTGGATCGCCGGAAGAAATAGAGCGTATCTCAGACATGTCGCCGCAGGATTTCGGCGAAGCGCCAGACTTCGTGATACGTGTTGTACAGCGGCACGGGGGCGACGCGGACCACGTTCGGCTCGCGGAAGTCGCACACGACGCCGTCGGCTTCCAACGACCGGAACAGCTCTTTCGGCCGATGGTGCGCGAGGATCGAAAGCTGGCAGCCGCGGCGTTCGGCGTCGCGCGGGGTAATCACGGTGTATCGCTCGCTGGGAATCTGGTCCAGCAGAAATTGCAGGTAGCCGGTGAGCCTGAGGGATTTCTCGCGCAGCGCCGGCATCCCCGCCTCGTCGAATATCGCAAGCGAGGCCACCAGCGGCGCCGCGGAGAGGATGGGCGGGTTGCTGAGCTGCCAGGCATCCGCCGACGGCACCGGTTCGAAGGTCTCGTTCAGGTGCATGCGAAAGCGCGTCGCGGGGTCGTTGCCCCACCAGCCGCCGAGCCGCGGCAGCGCGCGGTCCTGTACGTGTCGCTCGTGAATGAAGCAGCCGGCCAGCGCCCCCGGCCCGCTGTTGAGGTACTTGTAGGTGCACCACGCGGCAAAATCGATGTTCCAGTCATGAAGTTGCAGCGGGACGTTGCCGGCGGCGTGGGCCAGGTCGAATGCGACGATGCAGCCCTGGGCCTGGGCTGCGGCGGTGATTCGCGGCAGGTCGAGAAACTGGCCGGTGAAGTAGTTGACGCCGCCCAGCAGGACGAGCGCGATGTGCCGCCCTTCGCGTTGGAGCAGCGTCTCGATGTCCTCGGTGTGCAGCGTGTATTCGCCCGGCCGCGGCGACGCCGTCAGCAGCGCCGTGGCGGGATCGAAGCCGTGCAGGCGCAGTTGCGTCCGGGCGGCGTAAATGTCGGAAGGAAACGCGCAGTTCTCGATGAGGATCTTGAACCGCTGCGGCGTCGGACGATAGAACGACGCCATCAGGAGGTGAAGATTCACCGTCAGGCCGTTCATGAAGACGACTTCGTGCGGCCGGGCGCCGACCAGCCGGGCGCCGGCGTCGCGAAGCTGCACGTGATAGGGGTACCAGGGCCGCTTCCCGCGAAAGTGGGCGTCGACGGCCAGCTCGCCCCAGTCGCGCAGCTCCTGGTTGACGATCTCCGCGGCGGTCGTGGGCTGAAGTCCGAGCGAATTGCCGCAGAGGTAGATAACGGGGCGGCCGTCGGGACGGTGCGGGATCAGGAACCGGTCGCGGAAGCGCGCGAGCGGATCGCCGAGGTCGAGGGCTTTCGCGAACGACTCGCCGGGTTGGAAAGTCGCGTGCTGGGAAGACATCGCGGAATCTTACCCCGCGTGTGCGCCTTTGGGCGCAATCCAATAGAGGTTGCGATTGGCGGCGGGTTCGGACATACTCGGACGGTGGACGCCCTTGTGAGCGCGCAGCTTGTTTCGGTACAATGAGTTGCGAGGGCTCCAGCGTTCCCAGGCGCGCTTCATGGCGGACCGGCGTGCAGCGCACACGGTGGCCGATCGCGCCGATTCGTTCTAAGTCTGGCCAGGAAATTCACATGCTCAACACTTCGCGTGCGGCGCTGCTCGCAGCGCTATCGGTCAGTGCGTCGCTCAGTTTCTCACAGGTTCCCACGACGCAGCCGGGAAGCAAGATCTGGTACGTCGACGACAGCTCGCAGGGCGGCGACGGGCTTTCGTGGGCGACGGCGACCAACGATCTGCGCTTCCCATTCAACAACTCCGTCGCGGGCGACGAGATTCGCGTTGCGGGCGGCTCATATCATCCATCCGGTCCCGAGGGCCGCGTTGATCCGTCGCCGTTCGATGTGTTCGAGCTGCCCATCGGCGTGAAAATCCTCGGCGGTTTCGCGGGGCAGGGGGCGCCCGATCCGGACGCGCGCAACGTTGTCGAGAACGAGTCGATCCTGACGGGCGACTGGTTCGGCGACGACCAGCCGAATTTCGGCAACCGGCAGGACAACAGCCTGCGGATCATCTTCGTCGGCTCGTTCGTCGAGGAGACCACGCAGCTCGACGGATTCACGATTCGAGGCGGTTACACGCGGCTGATCGAGCGCGGGGACGCGCCGCCGGCGGGCGGCGCGGGCATCCGTAACTACGGCAATCTGAAGCTGGTTTCGTGCACGCTGATCGAAAACCTGTCGGAAGTCCCGGGAAGCGGCGGCGCGGTGTACAACGCGGGCACGCTGTTGATCGAGGGCTGCCGCTTCCACGCGAACCGCGCCGACAGCGGCGCCGGGCTGTTCAACGAGGTGGGAGGCCGGGCGCGGCTGTTCAACTGCGTGTTCAGCGGGAATGTGGCGGTTCTTCCCAGCGGCGGCGGCGCGATTGCCTCGGCCGGCATCGAGCTGGGCCTCTTCAGCAGCACGCTGACGAACAACGGCGCGATCAACGGCTCGGGCGTGCGGGTGACGTCTCCGGCGACGCTGGCCAACACGATCGTCTGGCCGGACCTGCTCGATTCCAGCGATTCGGATTTCATCAACGCCAATCACTGCGACCTGACGCTGCCGTCGTTCGGCGTCGGCAACATCAGCGAAGATCCGCGTTTCGTGAACCTGCTGGGCGTCGATGGAATCCCCGGCACGCGCGACGACGACGTGCGCCTGGCGCCGATTTCGCCGTGCATCAACATCGGCGACGCCGGCGCGGCCGGCGGGCTGCCGGCGACGGATTTCGAAGGTCAGCCGCGCGTGCAGGGTTGTGAGCTTGATATGGGCGCGGACGAGACCCATCTGCCCGATTGCGACGAAAACGGCCTGGCCGACTGCGAGCAGGTCCTGGCCGATCCTTCGCTCGACTGCAACGAGAACGGCGTGCCGGACACGTGCGAATTCGGCGAGGGATTCAACGACTGCAACGACAACGGCGTGCTCGACGAATGCGAGACCGACAGCGACGAGGACGGCGTCATCGACGATTGCGACGGATGTCCGACCGATCCGGACAAGACTTCTCCGGGCGCGTGCGGATGCAACGTCTCGGACAAAGACACGGACGGCGACGAGCTGCCGGACTGCCTGGACGGTTGCCCCAATGACCCGGACAAGATCGAGCCGGGCGTCTGCGGTTGCGGCACGCCGGACGGCGATTCGGACAAGGACGGCACGCCCGATTGCCTGGACGGATGCCCGGACGATCCGGACAAGGTGGAACCGGGCGTGTGCGGCTGCGGAGAGCCGGAAACGGATTCGGACGAGGACGGCACGCCCGACTGCATCGACGGGTGCCCGGATGATGCGAAGAAAACGTCGCCGGGCGACTGCGGCTGCGGCAAGCCGGATACGGACTCGGACGATGACGGAACCGCCGACTGCCTCGACGGATGCCCGGACGATCCGCACAAGACCAGCCCCGGCGTCTGCGGCTGCGGCGTCGCGGACATCGACAGCGACGAGGACGGAATTCCGGACTGCAACGATCATTGCCCGAACGAGGAAGACGTCGACACGGATAAGGACGGCACGCTGGACTGCGAGGAGCTGTGTCCGTTCGATCCCGAGAAGACCGACCCGGGTACGTGCGGATGCGGAGTCGCGGACACGGATCGCGACGAGGACGGCACGCCCGATTGCATCGATGGCTGCCCGGACGATCCGAACAAGACGGCGCCGGGCGCCTGCGATTGCGGAAACGCGGACACCGACAGCGATGAGGATGGGACGCCCGACTGCGTCGACGCCTGTCCCAGTGATCCGAACAAGACTCAGGCCGGGGCGTGCGGCTGCGGGACGGCGGACACGGACTCCGACCAGGACGGCGTGCCCGATTGTTTCGATCGCTGCGAAGGGGCCGACGATGCGGCCGACGCGGATGAGGACGGCACGCCGGATTGTCTCGACGGATGTCCGGATGATCCGAACAAGACGTTCCCGGGCGTCTGCGGCTGCGGCACGGCCGATGCCGATGGCGACGAGGACGGCGTGGCGGATTGCATCGACAATTGTCCGGAGGTCGCCAACGCGGACCAGCTCGACGCCGACGACGATGGGCTGGGCGACGCGTGTGACGACAACACGGCGCGACCGGAGCCGAACGGCGTCGATGTGAACTTGTTTGGCGTCATCTTCGGCGGCGACACGACGAGCACCAACCCGTGCGGCGCGGGGATGTGCGGTGCGGGAAGCACGGCGACGTTGGCACTGGTGTTCGCGGGGCTGACGGGAGCGAAGTGGCGTAGTCGTCGCCGGCGGTAGCCACGGGACACCGCATAATCCGACTCGCGACGGGGAAGCGGTTCTCTCCGATGGGTGGCGTGCATTCGCGTCCTTGCGTAATGCACGCCGCATCGGGCGGCGCGTCTGCCATTGGAGAATGCATGCTCACGCGGAGTGCCGCGAGAGCATGCCACCCAACCGGATGAGTTAGATAGCTTGACGGAACACTACGGCGCTGCTGCGCCGGCTGGGCCGACGGTGCGTCCGCCGCCGGCGCGCCCGGGGACGGTCAGCAGGCTCTGACGACCGAATCCCTGGCTGCGCGTGTTGCCGAGGTTGGTGGCGGCGCGGAGGGTGTTGTCGAGCAGGCGCGACAGGTTGCCGACGCTGATGGCGCCGGGCGAGATCAGGGGGACCTGGTTGGCGCCGGTGATGGCCCCGCCGCCGCCGGCCGCCGCACTGGACGACGCCCGCGCGATCTGGCCGGAGATCGTCAACACAACCGTTCGGATCTCAGGTCGTGAGCCGCGGAGCTCGAGCGCCTGAATGATGCGCTGGCTGCCGGCCTCGCGATCCCATGCCACGACCGTGTTTACCAGGTCTTTCTGAACGCGAAAGCGTGCGATTCCGGCGGACGCGAGGCCGACGCGCCGCGAAGCCTCCGCGGCGCCAAAGCCCGATTGCGCCACCCATTCGGCCGCGCTGGACACGTGCACGGAATCGCCGGCGGCGGTGACGCGCTGGCCATTGGCGACATGCAGCTCGCCCGACGCGAAGCGGAACGGCATTTCGGCGGTGTCGCCGCCGGTGCGAGCCACGTCGATCGAGGCCGCGTCGCAGGAGAAGTAGGTGGCGCCGGCGACGACGAAGCCGCTGGCGAGCTCCTTGCCGGAATCGGTCGAGCCGACGCGGACAAACAGGCCGTCGGGCGCCTGCGACTTGGTCGTGGTGATGGACATGCGGCCGGAGAGGAGGTGAACCGTGAGGCGCTCCTCGGTCGCATCGAACGCGACCGAAGCCGGGCCGGAGACGATGATCACGGCCTTGGCGACGGAGGCGAACATCATGGCGGACTCAGCGGCGGCGACCTCGAGCAGCCCCTTGTCGAGCGGCAGGCTCAGCTCGGCCAGGGTCGTCTCGGCCCCTTCCGCGGTCCACTTCGCCGCGGCGGGCGACGAGATGGCGGTGACGGATGGGATATCCTGGGCGAGTGCGACGGCGCCGGTGAACGCCGTGACGACGACCGCGGCCCGCGAAAACCAACTGGCAGCGGCGCATTGACGCAGCATGGTGAGTCTCCGATTCGTTGATCCGGCACGTCCGCCGTCTGGGATCAGAAGTTGATCATCAGACGGACGTTGTAGATCGCCCGGTCATATGAGTATATGTCCTGTCCGAGCCGATCCCAGATATTCGAATCCTGGAAGGTGAGCTCGACGCCGGCGCGGAGGCGGACGCGGAGCGTCGGCAGGTGCTCGTTCTCGCCGCGCTCGACGAAGGTTCGGGTAATCCCGAAGTCGTAGTGCTGGATGAAGTCGGAGCGATTCTTGCCGTCGTAGTCAAAGGCGCTGCGGCGCAGATAGTGGTCCCAGGTGAATTCGGCCAGGGCATCCACCGTGAGCCGCCAGGGGAGCGGCACTTCGATCATCGCCGAGATGGTGTTGCCGATCAGGTCGAATTCGGTGCCGCGGGTGGTTTCGTCGCGGAAGAGATACCCGAAGCGCGCCACCAGGAAGCGGCGCGCGTCGCCGAAGTCGCGGCTGACGCCGCGGTCATCGACCTTGTAGTAGTCGGTCCAGAGGTCGGCGGCGCGGGCCAGGTTAAACGCCTGCGTAACGCCGACGGCCTGGTACTTGCCGTCGCGGTCGAAGGCGTTCAGCGTCAGGCGCTCGAAGTAGTCGCGCAGGTCGTAGATGTAGTACAGGTCCGTGCGGGCGAGCGGGTCCTGGTCCTTTGCGGTTCGCCAGTACTTGGTGATCACCGGCGTGAGGCGGTTGCTTCCGATGAAGGGATCGGTGCCGAGCTTGGTATACGTGTGGCTGTATTCGAGGCCGAGGAACAGGTCGTCGACGAATTCCCAGTTGGCGTAGGCCCGGCCCTGGAACGAGTTCTGGTCGAATTCCTGGATGCTGGGCTGCCAGAAGTTGGCGGTGGTGAAGCCTATTCCGATCAGCAGGTTCTTGCCGAGGATGCCGTCGTCTTCGCCGGTCAGCAGGCGCGAGACGTCGAAGCCGGCCTGCAGGCCGAAGCGGTGGTCATACTTCTGCGCGATGCCGCGCGGCAGGGAGGTGTCTTTGCCCAGCAGGATGACGTTGCTGTCGTAGAAATAGCCCATCGACAGCTCGCCTTCGAAGCGGATTTCGCCCAGCGGACTGTCAAACGTGATCGGCTTCTGAGAGCCGCCCTGCTTCTTGCGGATGGCGTCGATGAGACGCTCGGCATTGACGTCCATCAGGTCGCCGGCGACCACGCGGCCGCGCACGTCGAGCAGGTTGTTGATCGCGGCGCTCTTGTTGTCCTGGGCGAGGTTCAGCAGGCCGAGGTAGTACAACTGGCGCACTTCGAAGAGGCGGGCGTCTTCCTCGTTGACGCGGCCGGCGCGGCGGTCGGCTTCGAGCAGATCGCGGGCGCGCTGCAACTCCTTTTTTCCTTCGCGCAGGACCCAGCCGCGCTCGTCGGCGTAGTAATTCAGGCGGTAGTACGCCACGCCGAGGAAGAAGTGGCCGACGCGGTCGTTCTTGCCGTGCTCGCTGCGGGTGTATTCTTCCAGGGTCTGCGCGGCGCGCAGGGCGATGGCGCGCTGGTTGGCTTTTCCTTCCGGGTCGCCCTTGGCCAGGTGGGCGATGCCCAGGTCGAGTGCGGCCTCGATGGGGATGAGGGTTTTGTCGGAGATGGCGGAGACGCGCTCCAGCCTCTGGGCGGCCTGCTCGAACTGCTCGCGGGCCAGCTCGCTCAACTCGGCGGCGTTGGCCTCGCCGGTCTCCGCGGCGCGGGTCCACTCGCCGCTGAGCTTCAAGCCGCGGCGGAGGTAGGCCAGGCCGAGATAGTACTGGCCGGCGACGTTGTCGGGCTCGGCCGCGGTGAGTTCGGAGAGGATGCGGATGGCCTCTTCGTCATCGCCGGCGTCAAAGGCGCGCAGACCTTCGTTCAACTGGACGATGCGTTCGGCCGGGCCGGCCGGTTGCGTAGCGACGGCGTCCGGCGGAGGCTGGGCCGGCTGAACGGCTGGAGCGGTCGGCTGAACTGCCGATGGCTCCTGCGCGGAAAGCGGCGCCGGCGCAAGCAGCAGGCTCGCGCCGCACCCGAGAATCGCGAGACATCCGGCGAATCGACTGGGCCATCTGCTCATAGGGGAGAACCCATGCATGTGAAACTCTGCCCCGTGCGCCGCCGGGGTCAGGCCCGGCGGTCGCGCGCATCCGTGCGTCACGAGCGCGGCGCGGCTAGGCTGATCCGCGGAGCAGCGTTTCGGACACCTGGCCGAAAATGTCCGCGATCACCTGCGCGAACGTCGAGCGTCCGAAGTCGAGCAGTTGCGGATCGGTCACGCAGCCGCCCAGCGCCATGGCAGCGGCGGCAGAAGCGTACAGCCGAAACCACAACCGATGTTGGCGTCGCATAAGGCAATCTCCTTGGATGAACGCGACCGGGGCCGGGCTTTTCGCCTGCCTCAGGTCGTGAAGCGAACCAGCAGGTTGTCGAGCGCGAAGAACACGCTGCTGGCGATGATGTTGCCGACTTCGCGCGGACCCAGGCTGCCGACGATCTGGGCGACCTGGTTGGTGTCGCACGTGGCGGTCTGCAACAGGACGCCGCCGGACACCGCGTACGCCAGCAGCTTTCGAACCTTCGTCTTGTAATTCATGGCATTCCTGTCCTGCTAGAACTGCGTGACAAAGGGGGCTGCCACGGACGGCATCAACCGCCCCGCCACTACCGGATTTACCGCGCCAATGGACGCGCCAGAGGACGCGCCGATCGCAGCCTACCAGACCGCGCCGCGACTTGGGGGCTTAAACTATCGCCCCCTTCCGGCGCGGTCAAGTCGCGCGGACCGACGAATTTGCGCTCCGCAGCGCGGCCACGAACCGAGAGATTTCGATGCGAGGAGTCCGCCCCAGCCCCCCGCCCACCCGGGTTCTCGGGAGGCATCGTCGTCCCGCCAGCGCGCACCGGCGGGACGCCGATGCTCCCCGGCGCGCGCTGGTGAGCCTCTTGGACCACGCGCGTCGCTACCGGCCTCCGTCGAGTTGCGCCACGAAGGGGTTGATGTCCAACACGTTCACTTCACCGTCCGTGTTGATGTCCGCCCGCCAGAGCGGGCAATCGGGCCACTTGGCGGCATACGACGACGGATCACCGACGGCGAGAATGAACGGGTTGATGTCCAGAACATCCACCGCGCCATCGCAGTTTACGTCGCCGACGGCCGCGTCACGCTGCGCGACCAGACATTCTGAAAACTCCGACGTGTCGCCGGTTGCGACGCGCGTCGCGGTCGCGGTAATCACGGTCGCGGCGGCGGGCTTGGGCAACGCAACGTCGAAGCTCGCGCCGCCCGCGCCGTCCGTCGTTACGATCGCGGCGCCGATGAACATCTCGCCCTCGCCGAAGCCGGTCGGGTCGCAGCCGGCGCTGATGTACAGCTCGACGCGGAACTCTTCGCCCGCGGCACTGTTCAGCGTCCCGGTGATGTGCACGCTGCCGCCGGCGAGGGTCGCACCAGTCAGCACGGGAAAGTTCTGAAGCGCGTTCCCGCCGCTGTCACCGTCGCCGGGATCGTTTGGCGTCGGGCCGTCAATCCCGGCGTTCGTACCCAGGTCGATGCCGAGCGTGCCGTTCGAGTGGATGGCGTTGCCGGTGATGGTCGTCCCGAGGACCAGCGACGCCACGCCCACGCCGTAACGCTCGTTGAACGCGATCAGGTTCCCGTCGTCGGGGCTGTCGCCGCCGAGCATGACGTTGCCGGGGATGATGAGGGCGGTCCACGGCGCCACCAGTACGCCGGTGCGATTGGGGATCGGCTGCGTGCCCGACGCATCCGTGCCGATCTTGTTGCCGACAATCAGCGTATCGGTGGAGTCGCCCGTCACGCTGACGCCGACGCCGAAGCGTTGGCCGGCGTAGTGATTCGAGCCGTTGACCACGATTCCGCCGATGACGTTATTGCGGATGATCGTCCCGTCGGCGTTGGCGACGCCGACGCCCGCCGGTCCGCGCTGCGACGCGGCCGTAACGCCGTCGGCCTGGATGCCGATGTAATTGCCTTCGATCAGCGTTCCGTCGGCGTCTTCGATGCTGACCTGCGAGCCGGTGGGGAAGCCCTCTTCGCCCAGCTGCCCGGCGCCATTGATGATATTTCGCTCCGCCGGCGTCGGCCCGCCGATGCGGTTGTTGGTCGCGAACAGGCCATATTGCGTCGCCCCGCGCACTTCAGCGCCGGCGGACGATCCGGTGAGGTAGTTGCCGATGACGATGTTGCTGGCGGCCGGGCCGTCGATCCGTACACCGCTGTTGCCCGCCGAGAGGCGATTGCCGTCGCCCGGCTGCGTGCCGCCGACCACGTTGCCCGTCGGCGTCGGTCCGCCGAAGCCGCCGCTGATGTAGACGCCGGCGTAAAGCGGTCCGCTGATATCTGAGCTGAGGACGCGGTTGTTGTTGCCGCGAATCTGCACGCCGTAGCCGCGCAGCGAGACGCGCCCGAGGCCCTTCACCACGCAGTCGTCGCCGTCGATCCAGATCGACGCCACGCCCCAGGCGTTCGGCTCGGCGCCGAAGATCACAACTTCCGGCCCGTTCGGATTCGTGTCGCCGGTGAACGCCGTCTGGGTCGTGAAGTCGAGCGTCGTCGCGTCGTCCGTCAGTTGGAAGATCCCGAGTTCCTGCCGGATTTCCGCCACGTTCGGATCAAGGCCGAACTCCTCGCGCGGGATGTAGAACGTGATCGTCTGCGGCCCCGGCGTGTTGTTGGCCGCGATGCAGGCTTCGTGGAAGCTGACGCGCCCGTCCGGCCCGGGCAGGTCGCCGATCTGTTGCGACCCGCCGAAATCAGTCACGTCCGCCGGCGTCGTCACGCGGATGACGTTCGGCCCAACCGCCTCGCACTCGTCCGGCACACCGTTGGCGTCGCTGTCGAGCGAGAACCCGCTCGTGATGTCGCACGTATCCGAAACGCCGTTTCCGTTGCAATCGATCGTGAACTGGCACTCGTCCGGCGTGCCGTTGGCGTCGCAGTCGGTGCTGTCGCCGGTCGCCAGATCGCACACGTCGGGACGACCGTTGTTGTTGCAGTCCGGCTGGCACTCGTCTGGCACGCCGTTGGCGTCGCAGTCGGCGAAGGCTTCACACGAGTCGGGGATGGCGTTGCCGTTGCAGTCCGCCGCGCCGGCGGCGATGGCGCAGATGTCGCCGACGCCGTCGTTGTCGCAATCGGCCTGGTCCGGGTTGTAAGTTGTCGGGCAATTGTCGACATCGTCGGCGATTCCATCGTTGTCGGCGTCGCCGACGGGCGGCGCGGCGACTTCAAGCTGCGCTGCCAGGGGATAGATTTCGCCCGCGACGACCTGCCGTCCGACCGCCCACAGATTGCACGGACTCACGATGGACATGGCCAGCAGGCTCGGGCCGATCACGTCGTCGACGCCGGTTTGCTGCATCCACTGCGAACCGTCCCAGTGCACCACGTTTCCGCCGGTTGAGAGGATGCTGTCGGCCGCGAACGGCGCGAGCGCCGCCCCGCCGCCGGGCGCCGTCACCTGCGTCCACGATGACCCGTTCCAGTGCAGGAAGAGCGCCTGGTACCCGCTG contains:
- a CDS encoding DIE2/ALG10 family protein; this encodes MSVIAWCQLVCIWKPAPIADEVFHLTAVSEIAAGRWPAPGYLSMLPTYHLVAALPARWLGSSLLLLRSFNLLLAVAALLLLDRTIRRLDAPRESLLLVAWNPLLFPFWTLAYTESAMLLTLVAGVYFHVRGRRLAAVAALLASCFVRQSGLIWLLFIAAWDAADAIAAHPSRGQRRSPLAAIVIRVTWPYLAAAVGFLTFIRTQGGFSLGAWQFGSGRPNIAQYYCFGLAIALLWAPLWIAFLAGPFGLELRNSFRRPLVLAALLGGVGILEMGFSNPHGWNGDPHYLRNRLLIALSTSVPLRFLIAAILAAFVPIVVVWTRRQPRHAMLTATWAVTALYLAPHSLVDPRYYVPPLLLLGGFATYSRGMGRMLAAWNFVLSAAIGAYVLACGGQTGGVL
- a CDS encoding Alpha-agarase precursor — its product is MLNTSRAALLAALSVSASLSFSQVPTTQPGSKIWYVDDSSQGGDGLSWATATNDLRFPFNNSVAGDEIRVAGGSYHPSGPEGRVDPSPFDVFELPIGVKILGGFAGQGAPDPDARNVVENESILTGDWFGDDQPNFGNRQDNSLRIIFVGSFVEETTQLDGFTIRGGYTRLIERGDAPPAGGAGIRNYGNLKLVSCTLIENLSEVPGSGGAVYNAGTLLIEGCRFHANRADSGAGLFNEVGGRARLFNCVFSGNVAVLPSGGGAIASAGIELGLFSSTLTNNGAINGSGVRVTSPATLANTIVWPDLLDSSDSDFINANHCDLTLPSFGVGNISEDPRFVNLLGVDGIPGTRDDDVRLAPISPCINIGDAGAAGGLPATDFEGQPRVQGCELDMGADETHLPDCDENGLADCEQVLADPSLDCNENGVPDTCEFGEGFNDCNDNGVLDECETDSDEDGVIDDCDGCPTDPDKTSPGACGCNVSDKDTDGDELPDCLDGCPNDPDKIEPGVCGCGTPDGDSDKDGTPDCLDGCPDDPDKVEPGVCGCGEPETDSDEDGTPDCIDGCPDDAKKTSPGDCGCGKPDTDSDDDGTADCLDGCPDDPHKTSPGVCGCGVADIDSDEDGIPDCNDHCPNEEDVDTDKDGTLDCEELCPFDPEKTDPGTCGCGVADTDRDEDGTPDCIDGCPDDPNKTAPGACDCGNADTDSDEDGTPDCVDACPSDPNKTQAGACGCGTADTDSDQDGVPDCFDRCEGADDAADADEDGTPDCLDGCPDDPNKTFPGVCGCGTADADGDEDGVADCIDNCPEVANADQLDADDDGLGDACDDNTARPEPNGVDVNLFGVIFGGDTTSTNPCGAGMCGAGSTATLALVFAGLTGAKWRSRRRR
- the kynU gene encoding Kynureninase produces the protein MSSQHATFQPGESFAKALDLGDPLARFRDRFLIPHRPDGRPVIYLCGNSLGLQPTTAAEIVNQELRDWGELAVDAHFRGKRPWYPYHVQLRDAGARLVGARPHEVVFMNGLTVNLHLLMASFYRPTPQRFKILIENCAFPSDIYAARTQLRLHGFDPATALLTASPRPGEYTLHTEDIETLLQREGRHIALVLLGGVNYFTGQFLDLPRITAAAQAQGCIVAFDLAHAAGNVPLQLHDWNIDFAAWCTYKYLNSGPGALAGCFIHERHVQDRALPRLGGWWGNDPATRFRMHLNETFEPVPSADAWQLSNPPILSAAPLVASLAIFDEAGMPALREKSLRLTGYLQFLLDQIPSERYTVITPRDAERRGCQLSILAHHRPKELFRSLEADGVVCDFREPNVVRVAPVPLYNTYHEVWRFAEILRRHV